The Martelella sp. AD-3 genome includes a region encoding these proteins:
- a CDS encoding TRAP transporter small permease — protein MALMCLTVFDVIGRYLLNAPVKGAAELSELLLVSLVYLGLPAVCLDGGHVTVDLVTKSLPRWSERPRLLVTGLVSSGVLGIIAWRLYIYGAQVGGYNLVTNSLRLPVAPVVWFCAVFAGLSALITLALALAALFKRMK, from the coding sequence ATGGCACTGATGTGCCTTACCGTCTTCGATGTCATCGGCCGCTATCTCCTCAATGCACCGGTCAAGGGCGCGGCGGAGCTTTCCGAACTGCTTCTCGTCTCCCTCGTCTATCTCGGCCTTCCGGCCGTCTGCCTCGACGGCGGCCATGTCACCGTTGATCTCGTGACGAAATCGCTGCCGCGCTGGAGCGAGCGTCCGCGGCTGCTTGTTACCGGTCTTGTCTCCTCCGGCGTTCTCGGCATCATCGCATGGCGGCTTTACATCTACGGCGCGCAGGTCGGCGGCTATAATCTCGTCACCAATTCGCTGCGCCTTCCCGTCGCCCCGGTCGTCTGGTTCTGCGCGGTCTTTGCCGGCCTCTCGGCGCTCATCACGCTCGCCCTCGCGCTTGCCGCGCTATTCAAGAGAATGAAATGA
- a CDS encoding TRAP transporter large permease, which produces MIEWPIGIAALVALLLVGMPIAFSLTLVGVIGTASIIGLKPSFALLGATFFDNGRSYTLTVMPLFLLMGNFVVQSGIARELYDSAHAWLRHRKGGLALATVAACGGFSSVCGSSLATAATMSRIALPSMRRFGYPDSLATASIAAGGTLGILIPPSVILVFYGIMTQQNIGKLFMAGILPGLLGIFGYAIAVMISVRLSKQDLPAETKLPLKQRFLALKGTAGALLLFVFVMGGIYLGIFTPTESAGMGAFGAFLLALLSGRLRLSDLGDILYSTAKTTAMMFFILFGALTFTNYVNLSGMTADIQSALSMFGNGPYATIIAILIVYLLLGCVLEGLSMITLTVPIFYPIVAAQGFDLIWFGIFVVVITEVSYITPPVGMNAFVLNTVVRDVSLRTIFSGLLPFVAMDIVRIALLIAFPAIALAIPSMM; this is translated from the coding sequence ATGATCGAGTGGCCCATCGGAATTGCGGCGCTGGTCGCGCTGCTCCTCGTCGGCATGCCGATCGCCTTTTCGCTGACGCTTGTCGGCGTTATCGGCACGGCCTCGATCATCGGCCTGAAGCCGTCATTCGCGCTGCTCGGCGCCACCTTCTTCGACAATGGCCGCTCCTACACGCTGACGGTGATGCCCCTTTTCCTGCTGATGGGCAATTTCGTCGTCCAGTCCGGCATTGCCCGCGAGCTTTATGACAGCGCCCATGCATGGCTCCGGCACCGCAAGGGCGGGCTGGCCCTGGCAACGGTTGCCGCCTGCGGCGGGTTTTCCTCCGTCTGCGGCTCGTCGCTGGCAACGGCTGCCACCATGTCGAGGATCGCGCTGCCCTCCATGCGCCGTTTCGGCTATCCCGACAGCCTGGCCACCGCCTCGATTGCCGCCGGCGGCACGCTCGGCATCCTGATCCCGCCCTCGGTCATTCTGGTATTCTACGGCATCATGACGCAGCAGAATATCGGCAAGCTGTTCATGGCCGGCATTCTGCCCGGCCTCCTCGGCATTTTCGGCTACGCGATCGCGGTGATGATCTCGGTGCGCCTTTCAAAGCAGGACCTACCGGCGGAGACGAAACTCCCGCTGAAGCAGCGGTTTCTGGCGCTGAAGGGCACGGCGGGCGCGCTCCTGCTCTTTGTCTTCGTCATGGGCGGCATCTATCTCGGCATCTTCACGCCAACGGAAAGCGCCGGCATGGGCGCCTTCGGCGCCTTCCTGCTCGCGCTGCTCTCCGGCCGGCTGAGACTTTCGGACCTCGGCGACATTCTCTATTCCACCGCCAAGACCACAGCGATGATGTTCTTCATCCTGTTCGGCGCGCTGACCTTCACCAATTATGTCAACCTGTCGGGCATGACGGCCGATATCCAGTCGGCCCTGTCGATGTTCGGCAACGGGCCTTATGCCACCATCATCGCCATCCTGATCGTCTATCTTCTGCTCGGCTGCGTGCTGGAGGGGCTTTCGATGATTACGCTGACCGTGCCGATCTTCTATCCGATCGTGGCGGCACAGGGCTTCGACCTGATCTGGTTCGGCATCTTCGTCGTCGTCATCACGGAAGTGAGCTACATCACACCGCCGGTCGGCATGAACGCTTTCGTGCTCAACACGGTGGTGCGCGATGTGAGCCTCAGAACGATCTTCTCCGGCCTCCTTCCCTTCGTCGCCATGGACATCGTCCGCATCGCCCTGCTGATCGCCTTCCCGGCGATCGCGCTCGCCATACCGTCGATGATGTGA